In Anopheles arabiensis isolate DONGOLA chromosome 2, AaraD3, whole genome shotgun sequence, the genomic window cTCGCTCTCCCCACGGTGGGGGCAGTCTTTCCGTTTCCCTGACTTTACGACAGCAAACCACACCACCGGTCGGGTTCTCGGTGGCACTCCCTTGCGCAGCGGTTGAACACGAATGAATGAAGGAAAACAATTCTCGACCAACGTCAAAAGCGGCGCCTCGCTTCGCCCTGCTTCCCAGAAAACAACCCGGTGTACGCGAACGGCACGGATAATGCGGACGCTTCGTTTGACAAAAACGCTTCAATTTTGATTCGATTTGCGGAGAGCTAAATTATCGATAAAATATGGTACAATTGCAGCAAACTCATTCATCAGCATATCGATTGtgagaatgatgatgatgaatgaaGCGAATGGTGTGCAAGCGATTTCAGGGAATTTTCTGTTCGCACAAAAATCCGAACCACTCTGTGCTGGTTTGTACTtaaataagaaagaaaaaaaaattatttacatTGTCATTGATAACAGTTTTCCGAgcaaattgttattttatttgacaATTATTCgatttttgcatacattttcaaaTTGATTCCTACAACCACAAGCCATGACGGTTGACCCACTGTTGGGATAGCGTCGGCTTTCGAAATAATTCGAACATACCGATTTGAAATATAAATTTTGAATCGTTAAATGTCTGTTGCTGTACAAAATGCGCAAACATGGTTTGTTAATTACACTACCAATTGCTATAAATAATATGTTTCATATTGATGGAAATATAAGCACTAAATTGATCAGCGGTTTTGATAAACGTTTTGAATAACGCAAATTATTATATATAGCACGATCAGAAATCGTTGTCAAAGCCATACCGATTCTACGATTACATGGTTTATTCAGGGGTTCTCATGGTTTTGAGACTCTTTCTAATGGAAAATAGTTTTACATGAAGGGAGTTGGAAtctatagcaccctttttGAACAAGCTCCTTGAAAATTCCTATCAGATTTATCCAAAAAGAGTGCTATAGCGTCCAATTGCCGGCACCTACAGTTTATTTCCTATTAGAAAGAGTTAATAACGTGtgaactagtgttgggtttcataaatctttcgttgagattcattcatattccctaaagattcatgaatctcctaAGAAATCtgtagagattcatgaatctccaagaaTTCTCTATAAGATTGATGAATCCAttaagattcataaatcttcagGGATTCGTGAACCTTCAGAGATGTATGGTTTTAAAACTATTGAATTTGCACGTTCCCATGATACATTGgttaactcgcacgacttaacaacatctTAACAACTTAACACTTAACAACTCGAGTCTTAACAActtcgtgggttcaagcctcatatggaccgtctgcccgtagcaaaacaaactatccagCTGCGTGGCACCTGCTAAGAAGTGTCGAATTCCTGTGTAGGCTGGCATGACCTCGTAGGTtgtagaagcagaagaagcagaaggtTCTGGCTCGGCTTACAGTGTGTATCGTCGCGTGattaaaaagtgaaataaaggTTCACGTCGTGTTACACTTTGAATCTCTTGTGCTTCATGAATATTCTCAATGATGAAAGAATTGCCGTTTGAACGTCATGAAACAATTTCATCGGCTGCTAAAAAACTCATGAATGTATAGAGATTtgtgaatctttcgagatctATGaatattttgagattcataaatttttgaaattcatgaatctttaagATTCCTGAATGTttgagattcataaatctttgcgattcatgaatctttgcaatcaagattcagattcattgaaacatttcaaagattcattcagattcatggaTCTGAATCTGATTGACCTAACACTTAAGTTCCTGGAAGAATTGAGGGGTACTTTGGGTGCAATAATCCAAAAACTTCTTAGAAGGCTGAAAAAGTCTCGGTCTTGTGTATTCTTTCCGActtgtttttatctttctgTACTTTTGGGTCCTTGATTGTCACCAGTTCTTATTTGTTCTGTCTAGAAAGAGGTTGAGGGTGTGTGCCATTAACTAATTTGTTTTCATATAAACTATCAACGGATtgaatgagcaaaaaaaaagttaaatattGTTAATTGTTAAGTGTACCATTATGATTGCATTACATCTAAAACGATtggaataaacaaacacactgatGTTCAATTATACgcaacaattaaattaaactgcCTCTTTTTAAACTACCAGCACCCAACGACAGATGCATAGGAGTCCAATGTACCAATGTATAGATAAGATTTGTTTTACGCTTCCTTGTAGCAAGAACCTAAACCGCAAAAAAGGGAActgaacgaaataaaaaatccacatgctttctcgctctcgtaGGTTTACCAGTCTGTTGGGAAGAACGAGAAAGCATGTTGATTTTATTCGTTCAGTTCCCCTTTTTGCGGCCTGTGGAATGACGATGCGGTATAAGCTTCGTTAAGTTTCGCGTTAAGAACCTTTGAGTACAAGCTCATAAATTCGAATTTCAATTCGATGAAAAGGATTTCTCATTACTATATCGTGGATGCAGTTATTTTTTGTCTGTACTTGAAAAccgtttatttaaaaaaatcacgaTCATATTTTAAAAAGATTTACGTCTTATTTACATAGTAAAAGTAATGctagtgtgtgttgtgttcgttTTATGTGTTCGCGTGTTTGTGCTGGAGTGTGCGGAGATTTAAAGAGATTTGATGCGCAAGCCGTATCCGCAAGGTTTGCACGAGCATTTGTCTTACGACCAGGTACACACAGGCTTGccaacaaaatggaaaaccgTGATTCTAGCCCGTGCAAACCTTGCGAAACCTTCAAAGCGATGCGGAAAATCTCATACATTCATTTGTTTGCACGCGAACATACGCCCGGACGCGTTCGGTTTACTCCGGCCGTCCTAGGAGGTGTGCGGGCTGTATGCTTGCTATTTCCCCGAGAGTAAAGTTTAAAAAGAAGTAGTAGAATTACACCGCAACCCAATTGCCTGCCTTGCTGCCGCCTAAAAGTGCTACAGTTAGTAGCGTATTGCTTTTCATCATTGCAAACGGCTGAGTTCGCGCCATTCATATCCGCAGCAAGGTTTGCCGAAATGTTTGCCGGTCCAGGCGTGTCCAGTCTTACAAGTTTTAAGCAGTACCGCAAGCATCACAACCCCCATCGTCGCCCATTTCACTCCAGGTGACCGTATTCGTaagtagaaaataaataataaataatttgccAGCCTGCTGCCATTCAGTCATCAGTCCGTCGATGGAAGGGCATCCCAAATATAAGTCTCGTTTGCGTGTCGCCACGATTACACTGCTAAAGCATGCGCAGGACCTATCTCTCACACACAGCGCCCGTCTTACAGATCTGGCGATGGTCGTTTTCGCACGTATTTGGCAAAGTAGTCCGGCCGCCAGCATTTGCAGGAGCCGGGAATGAGGAACCAGTCGTAGTACAGTCGCACTTGGAAGCAGCCGATCTCATCGTGCCCATCGCAGTGCTGATTAGCCTTGGCACTGGAGGCGGCCGCTGTCGgtgcttgctgttgctgctgctgctgctgctgtgggctGCCGTTGATGGTGCTCTCGTACACGTTGTCGGTCGGGAGTCCGGCACGCTTTTGCAGATACTGCTGGTACGCCTGGAAGTCCTGGATGGATGGAGCCGTcgtggtggtcgtggtcgGCACGGTCGGTTGCTCTTCCGCGTTCGGGTAGAAGATTTCGGCCACCAGCAAGCTCACCCAGCGCGGCGACGAAAGACACCCACCGTCCAGATAGTGGCAGCGTGCCTGCAGACAGCGCGTCACTTCGACCGTCTGCGTGAAGTAGCCCTCGTACGGGATCTGCACCACGTAGCGCcacgagccttggtagttctTGGCGAACACGGGCGTCGCGTACTCTACCTTGGCCGGGCAGGGCGTCGGCGGTCCCTCGTAGCGGGGTGGCGGCGGGTAGGCGGCCGGTGCCTCTTCGCGTCTTTCCGCCACCAGCTTGCTGCTGATCGGTTCGCCCTGGATGGCACGGTACAGCGCACAGAACACACCGCCACCGTCACAGAACTTTCGCGGTGCACGGGCGTCTTCCTCCACGCGGCGCTCCTCTTCCATGCGCATCGATTTGCCCATTCGCCGGCCAATGCTAAAACGCCGCACAgtaacgaaacacacacattaacaCTCGGCCAAAATTGAGTTCATTCATATTCACGTACCCATTGTCGTCGAACTGATCCACCGGTTCGTCGGGAATGATTTGCGTTACCTTCGGTAGCGTATCATCCGCCTTGAGCACGGGCAACGTCTTAGAAAGGAACTTGAGCGTTTGGTTTCGGATCAATTCGCTAGcgaaaaatagaagaaaagaaaatcgaaCATTATCAAAACTGCTAGCAGAATACGTTACGATTAAAGCGCTGGACACTTACAACGGGTACGGTTCGCCTAGTACGTTCTGCTTCATCGGGTTGCGTGGAATCTTGCCCTTGTTCAGATCCCCGCACAGATTGTTGGCTGAAACGTACGGTTTCGGGTTGGTCGCTTCCTTGCACTCGATGTTGATGTGCGTGTAGGGCGGCGAACGGACCTTTGGCGGGACGGCTGAAGGCGATTCTATGAATGCATAGTAACTGCACATCGAAGGACAGTGAAGGAATGTCAATTAATGTCTTTTTCCGGTAGTAATAATATCGATTGTCCAGTTGGTTTTACTTACCCCTCTGGAGGCTCCTCCGAATCCAGCAGCTCATCGGCCCGAAGGAATGCTTGGCATCCAAACAACAGCTGTAAATAAAATGGAAACCGTAAGCCATTTGTGGACGGAAAGCTCTCTTCATTCTTCCGCGTGGAAGTTTCCAAACTTCCTTATCGGATATACAATTTTTGCTGATCGATCGAAATGATCGAGATTTTCATTCCCTTTTcagtacaaacaaaaaagagaagaaaaaaccccaTTGCTTCTCATTAAGTGCAGCCTCCGCTAATACCCATATGCCATAAGTTCAAGGCCCGTGCAATGAAACTCTCCGTTTCAGTGCCCTAATTAGGCTAATACGTTCGCGGTACAGCATCGCACAGCCAGCTATCACTGGTACCGGAATTAGTTCAACGATCATCTGCTGATCGTCATCAGCATCGATCGCCACTTTCTGCACTCAATCAAGCCGGTTTGTAATTGAGCCTCGCCAGCCAGTTTGCAAATGACTTCACGAGGGgtcattttttctttctttcgttcctCACGTTTTACCTCTTCTACCCGTTTCTGTTTATTGCTTTGCCGTTTTCCAAATCCATCTCTTCCAGCAAGAGatcaaaattcacattcaAAGATCAATCCCATTTCACGCCTTTTTCGACTCCAACACCACGACTCTCCGCACACAGGAGAATGATGAGGGGAAAGACGGAAAAAGAACCACAATCAACGGCAACCACTTTCTACACCGTCGTCTCTTGCGAGGTGAAATTGTAAACTTTTATCGATTTCTGGCTGGTTTTCTGGTCgatttgtgtgtgcaacaaaaaacaaaaacatgtaaaTTGTACAACACCATGCACACTTCACTTTCTGCGTCACTTTGCCACTGCTCCAAGAGCCTGCAGCTGCACGTGCGGTACTGGCTCATACGATGCTTCCTCCCCTTAAGTAGAAGCCTTTCTCCTGCAAGTGCTGCcaaactttttgttttctttattttttcttacagtgcttttgttttgacatAGAAATTTGTTACTGTGGAAAATGGAACATATGCTAATCGCTTTGCCGAAGGAGTGTTTAAAGTGTCACTTTCCCATCCTACGTTTGGGGCTGCTTTTGTGACTTATTTATTCAAATGCCGTTATTAATGTGCCTTTAAACCGATCGAAATGTTTCGCCATGTCCTAATTTCTGGCGCAGCGCAAACAGGCGAAAGCAGTATGTTTGCAAATATTAAACCTCCGGTGGCATTCGCTTTTCCACTTTTCAGTCGCCAGTTCTGCTTTGGCGCTAAAAATGATCCCCTATTTTaatgggaaagaaagaagagcAAGAAACAGGCTTTTCTTATCATCTCAAGCACTTTATGTTCCAATCATAGGTTAATACGCAGTGGCGATTGCACACGGGTGATTGCAACAGCATAAACCTGTTGGGCGGGGGaagctgtttttttcctgGCACAAGGATCGTTTGGCACAGAATTACCGGTTACCGGGAGTGCTCCATTCAGGTGGCATTACTTAGTGCGAGAAAACTCTTAGTATCTTTCAACCCCGATTGCAGTggcctatttttttttattagaaaagTGACGGCAATTCCAAAGACCATTCCATTCCAGGGCACCCGATTGCCGATGCTAATCCGCTCCGCACTGGACAGCGATGCTTTCCTGCTTTGCCTCTTAGTGATGGAGAAGCTTTGCCTCACACATGTGCGATTTGCCTCCCCTGGCgtagtaataaataaaatgcacgGCAACATTGCA contains:
- the LOC120896179 gene encoding uncharacterized protein LOC120896179 — encoded protein: MKYLVFLLLFGCQAFLRADELLDSEEPPEGYYAFIESPSAVPPKVRSPPYTHINIECKEATNPKPYVSANNLCGDLNKGKIPRNPMKQNVLGEPYPFELIRNQTLKFLSKTLPVLKADDTLPKVTQIIPDEPVDQFDDNGIGRRMGKSMRMEEERRVEEDARAPRKFCDGGGVFCALYRAIQGEPISSKLVAERREEAPAAYPPPPRYEGPPTPCPAKVEYATPVFAKNYQGSWRYVVQIPYEGYFTQTVEVTRCLQARCHYLDGGCLSSPRWVSLLVAEIFYPNAEEQPTVPTTTTTTAPSIQDFQAYQQYLQKRAGLPTDNVYESTINGSPQQQQQQQQQAPTAAASSAKANQHCDGHDEIGCFQVRLYYDWFLIPGSCKCWRPDYFAKYVRKRPSPDL